CGGCATCCACTCAGCTATGAGTTCTAAAGAGGCTTATGATCGTTGTCCTCAAGCCGTTTTCATTTCTGGAAACTACGAAAAATATAGGGAAGTTGGTCAACAGATTCGGGCTATTTTTAAACGATATACGGATAAGATTGAACCAATGAGTATCGATGAAGCCTATCTAGATGTGACCGAAAACAAGCTTGGTATCAAATCCGCTGTTAAAATCGCTCGTTTAATCCAGCAGGATATTTGGCAAGAATTACAATTAACAGCATCAGCTGGTGTATCATACAATAAATTTTTAGCTAAAATGGCAAGTGACTATCAAAAACCTAAAGGTTTGACTGTCATTTTACCTGATGAAGCTGAAGATTTTCTCAAACAAATGGATATTGCTAAGTTCCACGGTGTAGGCAAGAAAACAGTCGAAAAATTGCATCATATGGGTGTAGTTACGGGAGCTGATCTTCTAGAAATCTCTGAAATTACTCTCATTGATCGTTTTGGTCGCCTCGGATTTGACCTATACCGTAAAGCTCGTGGCATAGATAATTCTCCAGTCAAATCAAATCGTATCCGTAAGTCCATCGGTAAAGAAAAAACCTACAGCAAAATTCTCAACATAGAAGAAGATATCAAAAAAGAGCTAAGTCTCCTTTCGGAAAAAGTCGCCCTTAATCTTCAAAAACACGAGAAATCTGGAAAGATTGTCATTTTAAAAATTCGCTACTCTGATTTTTCCACCTTGACGAAACGAAAAACTTTAGAACAGCAAACGCAAGACCCTGAACAAATTGCTCAAAGCATTATCCAACTCTACGAAACACTGAGTGATAAAGACAAGGGTGTTCGCTTATTGGGTGTCACTGTGACTGGATTCTAAAAACCTTGAAGGAAAATTCCTTCAAGGTTTCTTTCTTATACAAATAATCGAACAAAGCTATAAAGTAGTAAGACACTACCAAGAACAATACGGTATTTACCAAACACTGTAAAGTCGTGTTTTTTGACATAGCTGGTTAAGAAACGAATAGCAACCATGCTGACTGCAAAAGCAACTACCATAGCTACCAAGAGCAAGAAGAATTGACCAAAGCTCAACACTTCTCCCGCTTTGATAAATTTAAAAATCTTCAAAGCGCTGGCTCCAAACATAACTGGAATTCCTAGATAGAAGGTAAATTCAGTCACCACTGAACGACTAGTACCGTTCAACAAACCACCTACGATAGTGGCACCTGAACGACTAGTACCTGGCAAAAGGGCCAAGACTTGGAAAAGTCCAATATAGAGGGCTGTTTTATACGGTAATTTGTCTAACTCAGTGACTGTTGGCTCAATTGCTTGCGCTTTGTTGCGTTTTTCAAGAAAGATAAAGGCAACCCCATAAACAATCAACATAATGGCTACTGATACCATATTGTGAAAGTGAGTGTCAAACCAATCATCAAACTTAAAGACTAGAAGCAGAGGTAAAGTCGCAACAAAAACTTTGGACCATAACTGCCAAGTTTTACGAACTTGTACCTTATCCTTACCTGGTTTGAAGGGATTAAGCTTGTTAAAGTAGATAACCATAACGGCTAAGATTGCACCCAGCTGAATGACTACGTTAAACATAGACATGAAGGCTTCATTTTGATCTTTATACTGGATAAACTCTTCTGCTAAAATCAAGTGACCAGTACTTGAAATCGGCAACCATTCCGTAATTCCTTCAACAATACCAAAAAAGATTGATTTTAAAATTTCAAAAAAATACATAGATTACTCCTTTTTCTATTATCCATTATATCATACTTTTAAAGGCCGTGTTGAGTTTTCTTTAGAAAGCACCAACACTTCCACCACCGCCACCGCCTGAGAAACCACCACCAGAGCTACCGCTTCCGGATGATACAGAAAAGGTACTTGCTGTATTTGCGACCGATGTGTATAGATTGATTTGAGTAGCAGATGTGTGAAATTGTTTATCCCACCCACAAGATACATAAAGATTCATAGCAGCATTTTCAAGTTGAATATTGTGAAGCTTCATGATTTTATTTACCTTCTTAGCGTATCCATAGAGAGTTGCATAGACCAAAAGACGATTCCAAACAAC
The window above is part of the Streptococcus sp. Marseille-Q6470 genome. Proteins encoded here:
- the dinB gene encoding DNA polymerase IV; protein product: MLIFPLMNDLSRKIIHIDMDAFFAAVEIRDNPKLKGKPVIIGNDPRKTGGRGVVSTCSYEARAFGIHSAMSSKEAYDRCPQAVFISGNYEKYREVGQQIRAIFKRYTDKIEPMSIDEAYLDVTENKLGIKSAVKIARLIQQDIWQELQLTASAGVSYNKFLAKMASDYQKPKGLTVILPDEAEDFLKQMDIAKFHGVGKKTVEKLHHMGVVTGADLLEISEITLIDRFGRLGFDLYRKARGIDNSPVKSNRIRKSIGKEKTYSKILNIEEDIKKELSLLSEKVALNLQKHEKSGKIVILKIRYSDFSTLTKRKTLEQQTQDPEQIAQSIIQLYETLSDKDKGVRLLGVTVTGF
- a CDS encoding undecaprenyl-diphosphate phosphatase, whose amino-acid sequence is MYFFEILKSIFFGIVEGITEWLPISSTGHLILAEEFIQYKDQNEAFMSMFNVVIQLGAILAVMVIYFNKLNPFKPGKDKVQVRKTWQLWSKVFVATLPLLLVFKFDDWFDTHFHNMVSVAIMLIVYGVAFIFLEKRNKAQAIEPTVTELDKLPYKTALYIGLFQVLALLPGTSRSGATIVGGLLNGTSRSVVTEFTFYLGIPVMFGASALKIFKFIKAGEVLSFGQFFLLLVAMVVAFAVSMVAIRFLTSYVKKHDFTVFGKYRIVLGSVLLLYSFVRLFV